The following are encoded together in the Carettochelys insculpta isolate YL-2023 chromosome 24, ASM3395843v1, whole genome shotgun sequence genome:
- the CDCA8 gene encoding borealin, which produces MAPSRKKTNNGTSKNNVKKKKLAAFLKDFDCEVQTRIDQLQTNGQNLLKELDNLYNIENLRLPLALREMNWLDYFAKGGSKKALEEAATADLELSEISKLTAEVIQTPLRIVKKAEKSKQDIDAIEEETELSLLPVAKKSKQDTKALEELELEHENVNPKIGKVKASTRKAVVSKNRRPPSARVRRISKRSSKNNFVTPVLGRVTDACTRAGTSIVTPRFDSRVFKTPGLRTPAAHEHVYIVSANGSPLANSNDIIITVPVGGGENVRLAASELTRRNLSHLNPETLGIMKKLSVRLAQACSSVKT; this is translated from the exons ATGGCACCATccaggaagaaaacaaacaatGGAACCAGCAAAAAtaatgtgaaaaagaaaaaactggCTGCGTTTTTAAAGGACTTTGATTGTGAAG ttCAAACTAGAATTGATCAGCTACAAACAAATGGGCAAAATCTTCTCAAGGAATTGGATAATCTTTATAACATAGAAAACCTCCGACTTCCTCTAGCACTGAGAGAGATGAACTGGCTTGACTACTTTG CTAAAGGAGGAAGTAAGAAAGCCCTAGAAGAAGCAGCAACG GCAGATTTGGAACTGTCAGAAATAAGCAAACTAACAGCGGAAGTTATCCAGACACCTTTGAGAATTGTCAAGAAAG CTGAAAAATCCAAACAGGATATTGATGCCATTGAAGAAGAAACAGAACTTAGTTTGCTCCCTGTAGCAAAAAAGAGTAAGCAGGATACCAAAGCCCTTGAAGAGTTGGAGCTAGAACATGAAAATGTTAATCCCAAAATAGGGAAG GTAAAGGCATCAACCAGAAAGGCTGTGGTTTCTAAGAACAGAAGACCTCCATCAGCGAGAGTGAGGCGCATTAGTAAAAG ATCAAGCAAAAATAACTTTGTCACTCCAGTCCTTGGCCGAGTCACTGATGCCTGCACACGGGCAGGGACCTCCATTGTCACCCCGAGGTTTGATTCCAG GGTTTTCAAGACACCAGGTCTGCGCACCCCTGCAGCTCACGAGCATGTTTACATAGTCTCTGCAAATGGCAGTCCTCTTGCCAACAGCAATGACATCATCATTACGGTCCCTGTTGGAGGAGGGGAG AACGTTCGTTTAGCAGCCAGTGAGCTGACCAGAAGGAATTTGAGTCATCTCAATCCAGAGACCCTGGGAATTATGAAGAAGTTATCA GTTCGTCTTGCACAAGCATGCAGCAGTGTGAAGACCTAG
- the AIRIM gene encoding AFG2-interacting ribosome maturation factor — MSENPAIGVLHQSLQKGFQAIHQQQGAWQQAMMECQPLLSSLSNLAEQMQACQRVTFAHTPLRSFPDLEEQLKNKHRSAAEILLEELGTKVADLQKVRDAVSGYVGTVFQLYEQHVDVLSFEASVQRTALNPSLADMLEWLHDIEKHYRHVYLEIKLLLLQIRYENLPDMQTLPQSWERILEHSCNNIVPDTLLKVSFLETL; from the exons ATGTCCGAGAACCCAGCCATCGGGGTTCTTCACCAGTCCCTGCAGAAGGGCTTCCAGGCTATACACCAGCAGCAAGGGGCTTGGCAGCAGGCAATGATGGAGTGTCAGCCTCTTCTGAGCTCCCTCAGCAATCTGGCTGAGCAGATGCAGGCCTGCCAAAGAGTCACATTTGCACACACCCCATTGCGGAGTTTCCCAGATCTGGAAGAGCAGTTGAAGAATAAGCATCGCAGTGCAGCAGAGATTCTGCTGGAGGAACTGGGGACCAAAGT AGCTGATTTGCAGAAAGTGCGGGATGCAGTTAGTGGCTACGTGGGCActgtcttccagctctatgagcagCATGTGGATGTGCTAAGCTTTGAGGCATCAGTGCAGCGTACTGCTCTTAACCCCTCACTGGCTGACATGTTGGAATGGCTGCATGATATTGAGAAGCATTACCGACATGT ATACCTGGAGAttaaactcctcctcctccaaatcagatatgagaatttgccagacatgCAAACACTGCCACAGTCCTGGGAACGGATTTTGGAGCACAGTTGCAACAACATAGTTCCAG ACACTCTTCTGAAGGTCTCCTTTCTGGAAACTTTATGA